From the Bacillota bacterium genome, one window contains:
- a CDS encoding ParA family protein, producing MSIVLSIANQKGGVGKTTTAINLASSLSYLGKKILLIDLDYQANATTCMGINRGSFGKSVFDCLTEEATITNVTLTTDNPLIDVLPAKTTVEGIEEKIILNSNRDFILDTQLKTVKDKYDYILIDCPPSLGYVTINAMMASDGVIVPVQCEFLAMDGLTQLLNTIRLVQGKKKVNKETLTIYGVLLTMLDTRTNSGYHVVNEVKTYFGEKVFQTIIPRNISCSNATFYGVPVTEYSPKSKSSLSYRQLAKEVISRNA from the coding sequence ATGAGTATAGTATTATCGATTGCCAATCAAAAAGGCGGAGTTGGAAAAACAACAACGGCCATTAATCTTGCAAGTTCATTATCCTATTTGGGAAAGAAAATTTTATTAATTGATTTGGACTATCAAGCAAATGCAACAACTTGCATGGGAATTAATCGAGGAAGTTTTGGAAAAAGCGTTTTTGATTGTTTGACTGAAGAAGCAACCATCACGAATGTGACGCTTACAACTGACAATCCTTTAATCGATGTCCTGCCCGCAAAAACAACTGTTGAAGGCATTGAAGAAAAAATCATTTTAAATTCTAATCGAGACTTTATTTTAGACACGCAATTAAAAACAGTTAAGGATAAATACGATTACATTTTAATTGATTGTCCTCCATCCCTTGGATACGTAACGATTAACGCAATGATGGCTTCCGATGGTGTCATCGTCCCAGTTCAATGCGAATTTTTAGCAATGGATGGATTAACTCAATTATTAAACACGATTAGGCTTGTTCAAGGGAAAAAGAAGGTAAACAAAGAAACCTTAACCATTTATGGTGTATTACTAACCATGCTTGATACGAGAACCAATTCGGGATATCATGTTGTAAATGAAGTAAAAACGTATTTTGGAGAAAAAGTATTTCAAACGATTATCCCTCGTAATATCAGTTGCTCCAACGCAACTTTTTATGGAGTTCCTGTAACAGAATATTCTCCAAAGAGTAAATCGTCATTAAGTTATAGACAGCTCGCAAAAGAGGTGATTTCAAGAAATGCCTAA